A single Curtobacterium sp. MCJR17_020 DNA region contains:
- a CDS encoding arsenate reductase ArsC, which yields MTDRPAVLFVCVHNAGRSQMAAGWLQHLAGDRVRVFSAGSEPADQVNAVAVQAMAEQGIDIAEARPAVLETETVRESDVVITMGCGDACPVFPGKRYEDWDLDDPAGLGIEQVRPIRDDIRTRVERLIASL from the coding sequence ATGACCGACCGCCCCGCCGTCCTGTTCGTGTGCGTCCACAACGCAGGACGCTCCCAGATGGCCGCGGGGTGGCTGCAGCACCTCGCCGGCGACCGCGTCCGGGTGTTCTCCGCCGGCAGCGAGCCCGCCGACCAGGTGAACGCCGTCGCCGTGCAGGCCATGGCCGAGCAGGGCATCGACATCGCCGAAGCCCGGCCGGCGGTGCTCGAGACCGAGACCGTGCGCGAGTCGGACGTCGTCATCACCATGGGCTGCGGGGACGCCTGCCCGGTGTTCCCCGGCAAGCGGTACGAGGACTGGGACCTCGACGACCCGGCCGGGCTGGGGATCGAGCAGGTCCGCCCGATCCGCGACGACATCAGGACACGGGTCGAGCGGTTGATCGCGTCCCTGTAG